Proteins from a genomic interval of Anolis sagrei isolate rAnoSag1 chromosome 1, rAnoSag1.mat, whole genome shotgun sequence:
- the MRAP2 gene encoding melanocortin-2 receptor accessory protein 2 isoform X2 codes for MAGSRFVSNRTSNALSSNSDYTWEYEYYEYEPVSFEDLKAHKYSIVIGFWVGLAVFVIFMFFVLTLLTKTGASHQENTDPAEKRLCMNNFVADFGRPLDSNRIFSQQVAEESRLLFNCYINELENVGAKPCPKVPVTDSNIHFQEVMHNRARLEEELHCHTKFNIPNFVNTDQSSLGEDDLLISEPPIILENKPVSHASHYIPD; via the exons ATGGCTGGATCTCGGTTTGTTTCCAACAGAACATCCAATGCGTTATCATCAAATTCCGATTACACTTGGGAGTATGAATATTATGAATATGAGCCAGTTTCCTTTGAAGACCTCAAGGCTCATAAAT ATTCCATTGTGATTGGGTTTTGGGTTGGCCTTGCTGTCTTcgtcattttcatgttttttgtaCTCACCCTCTTAACAAAGACTGGAGCATCGCACCAGGA GAACACAGACCCTGCTGAGAAAAGGCTTTGCATGAACAATTTTGTGGCTGACTTTGGGCGACCACTGGATTCTAACAGGATCTTTTCCCAGCAAGTTGCGGAAGAGTCTAGGTTGCTCTTCAACTGTTACATCAACGAGCTCGAGAACGTGGGGGCAAAACCATGCCCCAAAGTGCCAGTTACAGACAGTAACATCCACTTCCAGGAAGTCATGCATAACAGGGCAAGGCTGGAAGAGGAGCTGCATTGCCACACCAAATTCAACATCCCCAACTTTGTGAACACGGACCAGAGTTCTCTGGGTGAAGATGACCTGCTGATTTCTGAACCACCTATAATTTTAGAGAACAAGCCAGTTAGTCATGCATCCCACTATATTCCTGACTGA
- the MRAP2 gene encoding melanocortin-2 receptor accessory protein 2 isoform X3: MFFVLTLLTKTGASHQENTDPAEKRLCMNNFVADFGRPLDSNRIFSQQVAEESRLLFNCYINELENVGAKPCPKVPVTDSNIHFQEVMHNRARLEEELHCHTKFNIPNFVNTDQSSLGEDDLLISEPPIILENKPVSHASHYIPD, encoded by the exons atgttttttgtaCTCACCCTCTTAACAAAGACTGGAGCATCGCACCAGGA GAACACAGACCCTGCTGAGAAAAGGCTTTGCATGAACAATTTTGTGGCTGACTTTGGGCGACCACTGGATTCTAACAGGATCTTTTCCCAGCAAGTTGCGGAAGAGTCTAGGTTGCTCTTCAACTGTTACATCAACGAGCTCGAGAACGTGGGGGCAAAACCATGCCCCAAAGTGCCAGTTACAGACAGTAACATCCACTTCCAGGAAGTCATGCATAACAGGGCAAGGCTGGAAGAGGAGCTGCATTGCCACACCAAATTCAACATCCCCAACTTTGTGAACACGGACCAGAGTTCTCTGGGTGAAGATGACCTGCTGATTTCTGAACCACCTATAATTTTAGAGAACAAGCCAGTTAGTCATGCATCCCACTATATTCCTGACTGA
- the MRAP2 gene encoding melanocortin-2 receptor accessory protein 2 isoform X1, translating into MPGIRRSGPGGRKEGRKETQAGQRWLDLGLFPTEHPMRYHQIPITLGSMNIMNMSQFPLKTSRLINVNSIVIGFWVGLAVFVIFMFFVLTLLTKTGASHQENTDPAEKRLCMNNFVADFGRPLDSNRIFSQQVAEESRLLFNCYINELENVGAKPCPKVPVTDSNIHFQEVMHNRARLEEELHCHTKFNIPNFVNTDQSSLGEDDLLISEPPIILENKPVSHASHYIPD; encoded by the exons GCCAGAGATGGCTGGATCTCGGTTTGTTTCCAACAGAACATCCAATGCGTTATCATCAAATTCCGATTACACTTGGGAGTATGAATATTATGAATATGAGCCAGTTTCCTTTGAAGACCTCAAGGCTCATAAATGTAA ATTCCATTGTGATTGGGTTTTGGGTTGGCCTTGCTGTCTTcgtcattttcatgttttttgtaCTCACCCTCTTAACAAAGACTGGAGCATCGCACCAGGA GAACACAGACCCTGCTGAGAAAAGGCTTTGCATGAACAATTTTGTGGCTGACTTTGGGCGACCACTGGATTCTAACAGGATCTTTTCCCAGCAAGTTGCGGAAGAGTCTAGGTTGCTCTTCAACTGTTACATCAACGAGCTCGAGAACGTGGGGGCAAAACCATGCCCCAAAGTGCCAGTTACAGACAGTAACATCCACTTCCAGGAAGTCATGCATAACAGGGCAAGGCTGGAAGAGGAGCTGCATTGCCACACCAAATTCAACATCCCCAACTTTGTGAACACGGACCAGAGTTCTCTGGGTGAAGATGACCTGCTGATTTCTGAACCACCTATAATTTTAGAGAACAAGCCAGTTAGTCATGCATCCCACTATATTCCTGACTGA